The Echinicola rosea genome has a segment encoding these proteins:
- a CDS encoding MATE family efflux transporter encodes MQAPKEKKYTEGKLISALVSLAFPIILANVLQTAYQLIDTFWLGRLGANAVAAVSVSFPILFLILSVGAGLTLAGTVLVSQHKGANNQPMVDSASSQTVFVVFSVSVLLAIVGYFSAGPLMRLIGAGPEIYSDSVDYFKVSSLGFVFLFMFFVFQSLMRGIGNVKLPVYVVLVTVLLNLVLDPLFIYGFGPIPGFGVAGAAVASVITQGLSAIAGIYIMWRGRHGIQIHFSEMKWDPSWAKKLFQLGFPSSMEQSARALGMIMMVMLVTSFGSETVAAYGVGARMLSFVIVPALGLAIATTTLVGQNVGAQKLKRAEETGLLSVKVAFFGLTGIGVLLFLFAENLVRFFVPNEPNVIADGALFIKIMGPSFGFLGVQQVVNGTFNGAGFTKASMFVSFLNLWIIRFPVGYYLAYHTSLGHEGIYWAFPISNWVSAIVAFIYFKTGYWRKRIEAGD; translated from the coding sequence ATGCAAGCACCGAAAGAGAAAAAATATACAGAAGGAAAGTTAATTTCTGCCCTTGTCAGCCTTGCCTTTCCGATCATATTAGCCAATGTCCTTCAAACTGCCTATCAGCTGATTGATACTTTTTGGCTCGGTAGATTGGGGGCCAATGCGGTGGCAGCGGTGAGTGTGAGTTTTCCTATTCTCTTTCTGATCTTGTCGGTTGGAGCTGGGCTTACGCTTGCCGGTACGGTGCTCGTCTCTCAGCATAAGGGAGCCAATAATCAGCCAATGGTTGATTCGGCCTCTTCTCAGACGGTATTTGTGGTGTTTTCTGTTTCGGTCTTACTCGCTATTGTGGGGTATTTTTCTGCTGGTCCCTTGATGAGGCTGATCGGTGCAGGCCCAGAAATCTATTCCGATTCGGTGGACTATTTTAAAGTATCCTCACTGGGATTTGTCTTTCTCTTCATGTTCTTCGTGTTCCAGTCCCTTATGCGTGGTATCGGCAATGTCAAGCTACCGGTGTATGTGGTATTGGTTACCGTATTGCTCAATTTGGTGCTTGACCCGCTTTTTATATACGGCTTTGGTCCCATCCCAGGCTTCGGTGTAGCGGGTGCGGCCGTGGCCAGTGTCATTACGCAAGGACTGTCGGCCATCGCAGGCATCTATATCATGTGGAGAGGAAGGCATGGCATTCAAATCCATTTTTCTGAAATGAAATGGGATCCTTCTTGGGCCAAAAAGCTCTTCCAGCTTGGGTTCCCTTCGAGTATGGAGCAATCGGCCAGGGCTTTGGGAATGATCATGATGGTCATGCTGGTAACAAGCTTTGGTAGTGAGACGGTCGCTGCCTATGGTGTAGGAGCCAGAATGCTGAGCTTTGTCATCGTTCCGGCATTGGGATTGGCCATCGCGACGACTACCCTAGTAGGACAGAATGTAGGGGCGCAAAAACTCAAAAGAGCAGAAGAAACAGGCTTGCTCAGTGTGAAAGTTGCCTTTTTTGGGCTGACAGGCATCGGTGTGTTGTTGTTTCTGTTTGCAGAGAACCTGGTGAGGTTTTTCGTTCCCAATGAGCCGAATGTCATTGCAGATGGGGCACTTTTCATAAAGATCATGGGGCCTAGTTTTGGCTTTCTTGGCGTGCAGCAGGTGGTCAATGGTACTTTTAATGGAGCAGGATTTACCAAAGCTTCCATGTTTGTTTCTTTCCTGAACCTTTGGATTATCCGATTTCCCGTGGGCTATTATTTGGCTTACCATACCTCATTGGGTCACGAGGGGATTTATTGGGCTTTCCCCATCTCCAACTGGGTTTCGGCCATCGTAGCTTTCATCTATTTCAAGACAGGTTACTGGCGAAAGCGGATAGAGGCTGGAGATTAG
- a CDS encoding class I SAM-dependent methyltransferase translates to MDSKNRKNHWENIYETKPLNTVSWYQPVPKTSLAFIDDMQLPLSAKIIDIGGGDSLLADHLLQRDFQNITVLDISSRAIKRAQKRLGHKADKIKWVVTDITDFHANDTYDLWHDRATFHFLTSDEDIAAYHASVNNHMAKNGKMIIGTFSERGPKRCSGIPIKQYSVEKLSGIFDKGFQKGKCFYEQHPTPAGGIQDFVFCSFEKTN, encoded by the coding sequence ATGGACAGTAAAAACCGAAAAAACCATTGGGAAAATATTTACGAAACAAAACCGCTGAACACCGTAAGCTGGTACCAGCCCGTGCCCAAGACTTCCCTAGCATTTATCGATGACATGCAGCTGCCATTATCGGCGAAGATAATCGATATCGGTGGAGGGGATAGCCTCTTGGCGGACCATCTACTGCAGCGGGACTTCCAGAACATCACCGTGCTGGATATTTCATCCCGTGCGATCAAAAGAGCCCAAAAAAGACTAGGCCATAAGGCCGATAAAATAAAATGGGTAGTGACGGATATCACAGACTTTCATGCCAATGACACCTATGACCTTTGGCACGACAGGGCCACCTTTCATTTCCTCACCAGCGATGAGGACATTGCCGCTTATCATGCATCAGTAAACAATCACATGGCAAAAAATGGAAAAATGATCATTGGCACTTTTTCTGAACGAGGACCCAAAAGGTGTAGCGGTATCCCCATCAAGCAATATTCTGTTGAAAAATTATCTGGTATTTTTGACAAAGGTTTCCAAAAGGGGAAATGTTTTTATGAACAGCACCCCACACCAGCAGGCGGAATTCAAGATTTTGTGTTTTGCAGCTTCGAAAAAACAAATTGA
- a CDS encoding SusD/RagB family nutrient-binding outer membrane lipoprotein yields the protein MKNILILFAALIGLASCDNLQEMNVNPNLPTETHPQLLLTNIEWEAFRSYQGTSPLYALKMLVQTDGENTNQYYKWARGSYGAYSDLRDVTKMIEEGERINDMTYVALGKFFRAYHFYNLTMTFGDVPYTASLKGENEENYAPAYDSQEAVFEGILAELKEANDILAESNNIIAGDIIYDGDLTSWRKLINAFRLKVILTLSEKSGSIDVSEFATIYQNQPLMENVEENGQVVFLDQQNNRYPTFNSSSFSSGMYMDSTFIQRLQEREDPRLFIYCTQTKSAKEAGKAIDDFTAYEGGDPAAPYAEVNEKATQGNVSKVNERYHQDPVNEPYMLLGFAEQQLILAEAAVRGWITADAGALYESAVKASFRFYELYSEEYATYVTEEAANIYLTKSINNFSAATSEEEEIQLIIMQKYLQSFFQLGWTSFYEYHRVGGYPSFRRPAGVAIPYRWIYPQSEYNYNATNVTEAITRQFGEGNDQINQMPWWLE from the coding sequence ATGAAAAATATACTTATCCTATTTGCGGCATTGATTGGTTTGGCATCCTGTGACAACCTTCAGGAGATGAATGTCAATCCTAACCTGCCTACAGAGACCCATCCGCAGCTTTTGCTGACCAATATCGAATGGGAAGCGTTTAGGTCCTATCAAGGAACTTCCCCACTTTACGCCCTCAAAATGCTCGTGCAAACTGATGGTGAAAACACCAACCAATATTACAAATGGGCCAGGGGAAGCTACGGAGCCTACAGCGATTTGCGCGACGTGACCAAGATGATCGAAGAAGGTGAACGGATCAACGACATGACTTATGTGGCATTGGGCAAGTTTTTCCGGGCCTACCACTTCTATAACCTGACAATGACCTTCGGAGACGTACCTTATACTGCATCCTTAAAAGGAGAAAACGAAGAAAACTATGCTCCAGCATATGACAGCCAAGAAGCGGTATTTGAAGGCATCCTTGCCGAGCTAAAGGAAGCCAATGACATCTTGGCCGAGTCCAATAACATCATCGCCGGTGATATCATCTATGACGGTGACCTGACCAGCTGGAGAAAATTGATCAACGCCTTTAGACTTAAGGTGATATTGACCCTTTCCGAAAAAAGTGGCAGTATCGATGTGAGTGAATTCGCCACAATCTATCAAAATCAACCCCTGATGGAAAATGTGGAAGAAAACGGTCAAGTGGTATTCCTTGACCAGCAAAACAACCGGTATCCTACATTTAACAGCAGTAGCTTTAGCTCCGGTATGTATATGGACTCCACATTTATCCAGCGGCTTCAAGAGCGGGAAGATCCCAGGTTGTTCATCTATTGCACCCAGACCAAATCAGCCAAGGAAGCTGGAAAGGCCATTGATGATTTTACTGCTTATGAGGGTGGTGATCCAGCCGCTCCCTATGCTGAAGTGAACGAAAAAGCTACGCAAGGAAATGTCTCCAAAGTAAACGAACGCTATCACCAAGACCCCGTTAACGAACCTTATATGCTGCTTGGATTTGCAGAACAGCAGCTAATCCTGGCCGAGGCTGCCGTTAGGGGCTGGATCACTGCTGATGCTGGCGCACTGTATGAATCCGCGGTAAAAGCATCTTTTAGATTCTATGAGCTGTATTCCGAAGAATATGCCACTTACGTGACCGAAGAAGCCGCCAATATTTACTTGACCAAGTCCATCAATAATTTCTCCGCAGCCACTTCTGAGGAAGAGGAAATCCAGCTTATTATCATGCAAAAATACCTGCAGTCCTTTTTCCAGCTGGGATGGACTTCGTTTTATGAATACCACAGAGTAGGAGGATATCCTTCTTTCAGGAGACCTGCAGGTGTGGCGATCCCCTATCGATGGATCTATCCGCAGTCAGAGTACAATTATAACGCCACCAATGTAACCGAAGCCATTACCCGCCAGTTTGGGGAAGGCAACGATCAGATTAACCAAATGCCTTGGTGGTTGGAATAG
- a CDS encoding DUF3127 domain-containing protein, giving the protein MEINGKIIQIMPEQSGNGRNGTWRKQDYILETQGQYPKKVCLTVWGDKIDQFGMQQGDTIKAGIEIESREYNSRWYTDVKVWRVDKEGGAPAGGQAASGSPEVSTFNDESGEDILPF; this is encoded by the coding sequence ATGGAAATAAACGGTAAAATCATTCAAATTATGCCGGAGCAATCCGGCAATGGTAGAAACGGGACATGGAGAAAGCAAGATTACATTCTTGAGACCCAAGGCCAATACCCCAAAAAAGTTTGTCTGACCGTCTGGGGGGACAAAATCGACCAATTTGGCATGCAGCAAGGAGACACCATCAAAGCGGGAATAGAAATTGAAAGCCGTGAGTATAACAGCAGATGGTACACCGATGTGAAGGTTTGGCGAGTGGACAAGGAAGGCGGTGCTCCCGCTGGTGGCCAAGCAGCATCTGGCAGCCCAGAAGTAAGCACCTTCAATGATGAAAGTGGTGAAGATATTTTACCGTTCTAA
- a CDS encoding phosphocholine-specific phospholipase C, producing MNDSRRDFLKKAALLSGSAGMWSVLPTSIEKALAISPDPGTTFYDAEHVVMLMQENRSFDHCFGTLKGVRGFNDPRAISLPDKNPVWLQPDKNGNRFAPFRFDIKDTKATWMRDIPHSWENQVDARNEGKYNGWIEAKRSGRAEFRDVPMTMGYYSREDIPFYYALADAFTVCDQHFCASLTGTTTNRNYFWAGMTHGEGEKARVRNGELNYSHEVDWATFPDRLEDEGISWKVYQNEISLPTGVEDSSLLANFTDNNLEWFKQFGVRYSQGHYQYLKKRQQELPAELEALEANLPKPDVDKDALSEQIAEKKAEQAKLKEYLATWNPEKFNQLSQREQRLHKKAFATNSGDKNYHKVETLTYADGPEQRETNIPKGDVLYQFRKDVKEGKLPAVSWVVAPQKFSDHPSAPWYGAWYVSEVMDILTQNPEVWKKTIFILNYDENDGYFDHVPPFVAPNPNDPDNGKASDGLDTTGEFVTKEEEQAAGFSAEDSRTSPVGLGYRVPLVIASPWTRGGWVNSQVCDITSTIQLMEKWLSKKTGKTIKETNISEWRRAVSGDLTSAFRPYKGEDIDLPAWVDRTKHVQQIYNAKFKDLPKNFKTLTEDEARKVAADPQNDALPQQEPGTKPSNSLPYELYVDGKVSEDGKHFMVTFEAATDIFGDESLGAPFNVYAPGNYWNQSSETYEPVKTWAFAVKSGDTVQYQWPLEAFENGRYHLRVYGPNGYFREFLGDAQGPRVELYCKPIKKRRNYTDKLKITVKNVSSLQALNLKLADETYQNLEKAFKVNAEDEASFTLDTSSSKGWYDFKLQSPGISTFEVRYAGRLETGKDSISDPFMGREVSGS from the coding sequence ATGAACGATTCTAGAAGAGATTTTTTAAAGAAGGCCGCCTTACTTTCTGGCAGTGCCGGGATGTGGAGTGTATTGCCCACTTCCATCGAGAAAGCACTGGCCATTTCGCCAGATCCAGGGACCACTTTTTACGATGCGGAGCATGTCGTCATGCTCATGCAAGAAAACCGCTCCTTTGACCATTGCTTTGGCACGCTAAAGGGTGTCCGGGGCTTTAATGATCCACGGGCGATCAGCCTGCCGGACAAGAATCCCGTTTGGTTACAGCCGGACAAGAACGGCAATCGTTTTGCCCCATTTCGGTTTGACATCAAAGACACCAAAGCCACTTGGATGCGTGATATTCCCCATAGTTGGGAAAACCAAGTGGATGCCCGCAATGAAGGCAAATACAATGGCTGGATAGAGGCCAAAAGATCTGGCCGTGCGGAATTTCGCGATGTGCCGATGACCATGGGCTATTACAGCCGTGAGGATATTCCTTTTTACTATGCGCTGGCCGATGCATTTACCGTCTGTGACCAGCACTTCTGTGCCTCCCTGACAGGAACCACGACGAACAGAAATTATTTCTGGGCAGGAATGACCCACGGTGAGGGCGAAAAAGCCAGGGTCCGCAATGGAGAACTAAACTACAGCCATGAGGTGGATTGGGCTACTTTCCCGGACAGATTAGAAGACGAGGGAATTTCCTGGAAGGTCTATCAAAACGAAATCAGTCTTCCTACCGGCGTAGAAGACAGTTCATTGCTGGCCAATTTTACCGATAATAACCTCGAGTGGTTCAAGCAGTTTGGGGTAAGGTACAGTCAAGGCCATTACCAGTACCTGAAAAAAAGACAGCAAGAATTACCGGCTGAGCTAGAGGCCTTGGAAGCAAATCTGCCCAAGCCTGATGTGGATAAAGATGCGCTCTCCGAGCAAATCGCAGAAAAGAAAGCCGAACAGGCCAAACTGAAGGAATACCTTGCCACTTGGAACCCCGAGAAATTCAACCAACTGTCCCAAAGAGAGCAGCGTCTTCATAAAAAGGCTTTTGCCACCAACAGTGGCGACAAAAATTACCATAAAGTGGAGACCTTAACTTACGCTGACGGTCCTGAGCAGCGCGAAACAAACATTCCTAAGGGCGACGTGCTGTATCAATTTCGCAAGGATGTCAAGGAAGGGAAGTTGCCGGCTGTTTCGTGGGTGGTAGCCCCACAGAAATTTTCCGATCATCCAAGTGCCCCTTGGTACGGAGCCTGGTATGTATCTGAGGTAATGGATATCCTCACCCAAAATCCTGAGGTTTGGAAAAAGACCATCTTTATCCTAAACTATGACGAGAATGATGGTTATTTTGATCATGTTCCACCTTTTGTAGCCCCAAATCCAAATGATCCCGACAATGGAAAAGCCTCGGATGGACTGGATACCACAGGGGAATTTGTGACCAAAGAAGAAGAGCAGGCTGCTGGATTTAGTGCAGAAGATTCCAGGACCAGCCCTGTAGGCCTGGGCTACCGGGTGCCACTCGTGATCGCCTCTCCATGGACCCGTGGTGGCTGGGTCAATTCGCAAGTCTGTGACATCACCTCCACCATTCAGTTAATGGAGAAGTGGCTTTCCAAAAAAACCGGAAAAACCATCAAGGAAACCAATATCAGTGAATGGCGAAGAGCGGTCAGCGGTGACTTGACATCAGCTTTCCGACCGTATAAAGGTGAAGATATAGATTTGCCAGCATGGGTGGACAGAACCAAGCACGTCCAGCAGATTTACAATGCAAAATTCAAGGACCTACCCAAAAACTTCAAGACACTAACAGAGGACGAAGCCCGTAAAGTAGCAGCTGATCCCCAAAATGATGCTTTACCCCAGCAGGAGCCCGGTACCAAACCCTCCAATAGCCTTCCTTACGAACTTTATGTAGATGGCAAAGTCAGCGAAGATGGAAAACACTTCATGGTGACGTTTGAAGCGGCCACGGATATCTTCGGAGACGAGTCCCTTGGAGCACCATTTAATGTATATGCTCCCGGTAACTACTGGAACCAATCTTCCGAAACATATGAGCCTGTCAAGACCTGGGCTTTTGCCGTAAAATCCGGCGATACTGTACAGTACCAGTGGCCTTTGGAGGCCTTTGAAAATGGCCGCTACCACCTCAGGGTCTATGGACCAAATGGGTACTTCAGGGAGTTTTTGGGTGATGCGCAAGGACCACGTGTGGAGCTTTACTGCAAGCCTATCAAAAAACGGAGAAACTATACGGATAAGCTGAAAATTACCGTCAAAAACGTTAGCTCCTTACAGGCCCTCAACTTAAAACTAGCGGACGAGACCTACCAAAATCTTGAGAAGGCATTCAAGGTAAATGCTGAGGACGAAGCAAGCTTTACATTGGATACATCATCTTCCAAGGGCTGGTATGATTTCAAACTCCAATCTCCCGGTATTAGCACATTTGAGGTGCGCTATGCGGGCAGACTGGAAACCGGCAAGGACAGTATTTCGGATCCTTTTATGGGCCGAGAAGTGAGTGGTAGTTAG
- a CDS encoding lysylphosphatidylglycerol synthase transmembrane domain-containing protein, which yields MKLDNKEIFKTLNPNKVWIPVLLGLGIVFVMFYSDPSITRENLRGVFDASWPSILLALLVIFMRDAGYVYRIREITDKHLSWTRAIYVIILWEFASAVTPSIVGGTAVAVFILHKEGIKLGKAIAFVMVTAILDNLFFVIGAPLVLFFAQGSIFPDSHVLELRLGKSLNYIFWVSYSLYALYSLIMAAALFYRPRVFKWVLLKIFSIRWIRKWKYNASEYGDQIIESSKELQGKKAKYWITIAIATIFIWSSRYLMLNALMTAYVDLSFTEHILVFARQIIMWIVMMISPTPGSSGTAEFFFAQFFYEFLTNYTFVGSILWRMFSYYPYLLLGAIFLPRWIRQVFFKKKEA from the coding sequence ATGAAGTTAGACAACAAAGAGATTTTCAAGACGCTTAATCCGAACAAAGTCTGGATTCCTGTGCTGTTGGGACTGGGGATTGTCTTTGTGATGTTCTACTCTGATCCCTCCATCACACGAGAAAACCTTCGGGGTGTATTCGATGCTTCCTGGCCCTCTATTTTATTGGCCTTATTGGTGATCTTTATGCGTGATGCGGGGTATGTCTATCGGATCAGGGAGATTACCGATAAGCACCTCAGCTGGACAAGAGCCATTTATGTGATCATCCTTTGGGAGTTTGCTTCAGCAGTGACGCCTTCGATCGTGGGAGGGACCGCAGTGGCCGTGTTTATCCTTCATAAAGAAGGTATCAAGTTGGGAAAGGCCATTGCATTTGTAATGGTGACTGCGATATTAGACAATTTGTTTTTCGTCATCGGTGCCCCTCTAGTATTGTTTTTTGCCCAAGGAAGCATTTTCCCGGATAGTCACGTCTTGGAACTTAGATTGGGAAAAAGCCTGAATTATATCTTTTGGGTGAGCTATTCCTTATATGCGCTTTATTCGCTGATCATGGCGGCAGCGTTATTTTATCGACCGAGGGTCTTTAAATGGGTTTTATTGAAGATCTTTAGTATCCGTTGGATCCGTAAGTGGAAGTACAATGCCAGTGAGTATGGGGATCAAATCATCGAATCCAGTAAGGAACTGCAAGGAAAAAAAGCCAAATATTGGATTACCATAGCCATAGCGACGATTTTTATCTGGTCATCCCGATACCTGATGCTAAATGCCCTGATGACGGCTTATGTGGATCTTAGTTTTACAGAACATATTTTGGTCTTTGCGAGACAGATCATCATGTGGATCGTCATGATGATTTCTCCTACTCCGGGTAGTAGTGGTACGGCAGAGTTTTTCTTTGCCCAGTTCTTTTACGAATTCCTGACCAACTACACCTTCGTGGGAAGTATCCTGTGGAGAATGTTCTCTTATTATCCCTATTTGCTCTTGGGTGCGATCTTCCTTCCAAGGTGGATCCGACAGGTCTTTTTCAAGAAGAAAGAAGCGTAA
- a CDS encoding SusC/RagA family TonB-linked outer membrane protein: MKQAFTILLLLFLFPFLAIGQDQVTGQVTDASGMGLPGVTVMIKGTTKGTVADFEGNYTIEAATDAVLQFSFIGFTTQEIPVNGQSNIDITLTEDEKSLDEVVVTAIGIKQQKKKLGYATQEVNTDGLEQANTMNVGNALSGQVAGLTVTNPTGMFQSPNFTLRGKTPLIVLDGVPVETDFYDISPDDIESINVLKGGAASALYGARGKNGAILITRKNASKEGLTITASTSNMVTAGFTVFPETQTEYGNGSNGKYEFWDGADGGISDGDMIWGPKFEPGVMVPQWNSPIRDKETGETIEWYGNVAGTVYDDKSRYERVPTPWVRHDNLKDFLRTGIVTKNDFSVAYQGDRAQFYFSGNFSNQKGQVPNTSLTTGGLTFNSSFKLLENLQLDATASYNKVYSPNYPRYGYGPKNHMYTILIWMGDDVNGQDLKDHMYVPGLEGYRQANYNYAWYNNVYFAAHELNQQFDQNTLDGKLKLKYQITPDLYIQGRISARQRADFSDMQSPKSYMNYGDSRNGDYKMWNDDQLNLDTDFLASYYKTLTDNFSFGVNAGASSFRRTYQQEYASSDGLIVPGVYSLSNTQGPVQASNVFREKAIRSVYGTVNLEMWNSVFLNLTGRNDWSSTLPASTNSYFYPSASLSAMVSEFITLPKAMDYLKVYTSWSEVSSDLDPYSLQATYNKGVTYGSTPSVYYPSGLVNPAIQPEKSTTFEAGLSTSFAQKRLTLEGTYYRILDENQIINLSISEASGFTSRKVNGNEYTTNGVEIMMNYLAIDHDKFDWNIGLNWTRFVRRITDIYGGEDRYGNLRKNDRADAYYATVWQKSADGQVILDANTGLPTKDPYPTKIGHLDPSWRLGIQNRFRIGDFRVDMDVDGAWGGLIRSLTIEKMWWGGKHPNSVLYRDQEYAAGEPVYVPEGVVVTGGELTRDVDGNVISDTREYAQNTTAVSWQTWSQIYPYQAQVTEEESETFANVFDRSYFKLRRLAVTYDLMNIMQSEKIKKLDLSLYGYNLAMWKKMPLLDPDYGDDNNLQDPSSRYVGFTLKATF, from the coding sequence ATGAAACAGGCTTTTACTATTTTACTATTGCTGTTTTTGTTTCCTTTTTTGGCTATCGGCCAAGATCAGGTCACTGGACAGGTAACCGACGCCTCTGGAATGGGGCTGCCGGGAGTTACGGTTATGATCAAAGGTACCACCAAGGGTACCGTTGCCGATTTTGAAGGTAATTATACCATTGAAGCGGCCACTGATGCAGTTTTGCAATTTAGTTTTATTGGCTTTACCACTCAGGAAATCCCTGTAAACGGCCAATCCAACATTGATATCACCCTTACTGAGGATGAAAAGAGCCTCGATGAAGTGGTCGTAACGGCCATCGGTATCAAGCAGCAAAAGAAAAAGCTCGGCTATGCTACCCAAGAAGTAAATACTGACGGGCTGGAACAGGCCAATACCATGAATGTCGGCAATGCGCTTTCAGGTCAAGTGGCCGGCCTGACGGTCACCAACCCCACCGGGATGTTCCAATCTCCTAATTTCACCTTAAGGGGTAAAACTCCCCTGATCGTATTGGATGGGGTACCTGTGGAGACGGATTTTTATGACATTTCTCCTGACGACATCGAAAGTATCAACGTCCTGAAGGGGGGAGCTGCATCAGCACTGTATGGCGCCCGAGGAAAAAATGGTGCCATCCTGATCACCAGAAAAAATGCCTCCAAAGAAGGCCTTACGATCACGGCATCTACCAGCAATATGGTAACAGCAGGATTTACGGTATTTCCCGAAACCCAAACGGAGTATGGTAACGGCTCTAATGGAAAATACGAATTCTGGGATGGTGCTGATGGCGGGATCTCAGATGGTGATATGATCTGGGGGCCGAAGTTTGAACCCGGCGTGATGGTGCCGCAATGGAACAGTCCCATCAGAGATAAGGAAACTGGCGAAACCATCGAATGGTATGGAAATGTAGCCGGAACCGTATATGATGACAAATCCCGTTATGAGCGTGTACCTACCCCGTGGGTGAGACATGATAACTTGAAGGACTTTTTGCGCACTGGCATCGTTACCAAGAATGATTTTTCTGTAGCCTACCAAGGTGATCGGGCACAGTTTTACTTCTCGGGCAACTTCTCCAACCAGAAGGGACAGGTGCCAAACACCTCCCTTACCACAGGCGGGTTAACCTTTAATTCTTCCTTTAAGTTACTGGAGAACTTGCAGCTTGATGCGACGGCAAGTTATAACAAAGTTTATTCTCCCAATTACCCGCGATACGGTTATGGCCCCAAAAATCACATGTACACCATCCTGATCTGGATGGGTGATGACGTGAACGGCCAAGACCTGAAAGACCACATGTACGTGCCAGGACTGGAAGGATACCGCCAGGCCAACTACAATTACGCATGGTATAACAATGTGTATTTTGCAGCCCATGAATTGAACCAGCAATTTGACCAAAACACACTGGATGGAAAGCTTAAACTGAAATATCAGATCACACCAGACCTGTATATTCAGGGTAGGATATCGGCCAGACAAAGGGCGGACTTCAGCGATATGCAAAGTCCTAAATCTTACATGAACTACGGTGATTCCAGAAACGGCGATTATAAAATGTGGAATGATGACCAGCTCAACTTGGACACCGATTTCTTGGCAAGCTATTACAAGACCCTTACGGATAACTTTTCCTTCGGTGTAAATGCCGGTGCGTCAAGTTTCCGGAGGACCTACCAGCAGGAATATGCCTCTTCTGATGGATTGATCGTTCCGGGCGTTTATAGCCTTAGCAATACACAAGGACCGGTACAAGCATCCAACGTTTTCCGCGAAAAAGCCATTCGGAGTGTGTATGGTACTGTAAACTTGGAAATGTGGAATTCGGTATTCCTAAACCTTACCGGAAGAAACGACTGGTCCTCTACCCTTCCTGCTTCGACTAACTCCTACTTCTATCCTTCAGCATCCTTAAGTGCGATGGTGTCCGAATTCATCACTTTGCCGAAGGCCATGGATTACCTGAAAGTATATACTTCTTGGTCAGAAGTATCCAGTGACCTGGATCCATATAGCTTGCAGGCCACCTATAACAAAGGCGTCACCTACGGCTCCACCCCATCGGTGTATTATCCATCAGGATTGGTCAATCCGGCTATCCAGCCAGAAAAATCCACTACTTTTGAAGCAGGCTTGAGTACTTCGTTTGCTCAGAAAAGATTGACACTGGAAGGTACTTATTACCGCATCTTGGACGAAAACCAGATCATCAACCTCAGCATTTCCGAAGCTTCCGGATTCACTTCCAGAAAGGTAAATGGCAATGAATATACAACCAACGGCGTGGAGATCATGATGAATTATTTGGCCATTGACCACGACAAATTTGACTGGAATATTGGACTGAACTGGACGCGCTTTGTGAGGCGAATCACGGACATCTACGGTGGTGAAGATCGTTATGGAAACCTAAGAAAGAATGACCGCGCAGATGCATATTATGCCACTGTTTGGCAGAAAAGTGCCGATGGACAGGTTATCCTGGACGCCAACACTGGCCTACCGACCAAGGACCCCTACCCGACCAAAATCGGCCACTTGGATCCAAGTTGGAGATTAGGCATTCAGAACCGCTTCCGCATCGGGGACTTCAGAGTCGATATGGACGTGGACGGTGCATGGGGTGGTTTGATCCGATCTTTGACCATCGAAAAAATGTGGTGGGGCGGCAAGCATCCAAACTCCGTGCTCTACAGAGACCAAGAATATGCAGCAGGAGAACCTGTTTACGTACCGGAAGGCGTAGTAGTCACTGGTGGCGAGCTTACCAGGGACGTAGATGGCAATGTCATCTCTGATACCCGTGAGTACGCGCAAAACACCACAGCCGTAAGCTGGCAGACCTGGTCACAAATTTACCCGTACCAAGCGCAGGTAACCGAAGAAGAAAGCGAGACCTTTGCCAATGTCTTTGACCGCTCTTATTTCAAGTTGAGAAGGCTGGCGGTAACCTATGACCTGATGAACATCATGCAGTCCGAAAAGATCAAAAAGCTGGACCTTTCGCTTTACGGCTATAACCTTGCCATGTGGAAAAAAATGCCGCTTTTGGATCCGGACTATGGTGATGACAATAACCTCCAAGATCCTTCATCCAGGTATGTAGGGTTTACCTTGAAGGCTACATTTTAA
- a CDS encoding DUF2905 domain-containing protein, whose translation MNSETGKWIIGIGLAIVAIGLIVYSVGDKLHWLGRLPGDIHVERENFSFYFPITTMILASIIISLILRLVHYLGR comes from the coding sequence ATGAACAGTGAGACAGGAAAATGGATTATAGGCATCGGCTTGGCCATAGTAGCAATTGGCCTGATCGTATATTCCGTAGGGGATAAATTGCACTGGCTTGGAAGATTGCCTGGTGATATTCACGTGGAAAGGGAAAATTTCAGCTTTTACTTTCCCATTACCACCATGATCTTGGCCAGCATTATCATCTCACTGATTCTTCGTCTCGTGCATTACTTGGGAAGATAA